The nucleotide sequence GTGACAGTCGCGGGGCTGACCATCTATGACATGTGCAAGTCGGTAGACCGCAGCATGACTCTCGGCCCAGCCCGCCTGCTCGAAAAACTAGGTGGCAAGAGTGGCCATTTTCAAGTGGATGAGTTGTCCGCTGAGCACGCCTGACAGCCCCTGCGGGGATCGCCATGGGAAGGGCTCGTTGACCGTCAAACTCTGATCCATCTTGCTCAATCGGAGAAAATTCCCATAATCTCTCAAACTTGTTGAACTTCCGTTGATATGCCTCATGTTCGCTGGTTTGCAGGAAAAACGGTCGATATACTCAGGCAGCCCATTCCTATCGCGGGGCAATCATGAATTGCTCCGCCTCACGGACGTCTTCAGTGGCGAGTGGGATTCATCAATTGAGGTTTTTCAGGATCTCGGCAGAGTCGAGTGTGTCAGGCGATTCGCCGGTCGAGGATGCGATCCATGTACGATAGCGGTGTTTCACGATCGACTAACAGTCAGGGGAATGTTTTGGATACCCCTCCAGGAAACCTCCCGCATCGCAGCACCGAATCGAAATCGAGTTGGACAAAACGGACCCGGTCGCTTTTAGGCGTACAAGTGGTTGGTACCGGCTCTTACGTTCCTGACCAGATTGTGACCAACGCCGATCTGCAGGCGAAGTTTGGATACGATCCCGCCTGGATCGAACAACGAACGGGGATTCTCGCCCGCCGGTATGTCAGTGAAGGGCAGGCGACCAGCGACCTCTGTATCGAAGCAGCCCGCAGGGCCATGCGGAATGCCCGTGTTGACCCCCGCGACATTGATCTGGTCGTTGTCGGAACGTTTACACCGGATTATCAATGTCCGACGACGGCCAACCTGGTTCAGGAAGCGCTCGGTATCGACGCCCCCGCCATGGATCTGCACGCTGCCTGCTCGGGATTCGTTTACGCACTGACGACAGCAGCGCAGTATGTCGCCACCGGAAACAGCCGAATGGCACTCGTCATTGGCGGCGACTGCAACAGCCGTATCGTGAATCCACTCGATCAGAAGGTCGCTCCACTGTTCGGTGATGGTGCCGGCGCCGTCCTGCTGACCCGTGGTGATTCGCATCAGGGTCTGATCTGCTACCAGCTTGGTTCCGACGGCGGCGGTGGCTGCATGCTGGACCGGCAGGCGGGGGGAACGAAGAAGCCGATCACGCACGAAGCACTGGATGCGGGAGAGCATTTCCTGCAGATGGACGGCCGTAATGTCTTCAAGTGGGCCGTTCGTGCTGTCGCTGACAGTATTGAAGTCGTGATGCGCAAGACGGGGCTGTCACCTCATGACGTCTCGCTCTACCTGCTCCATCAAGCCAACATGCGCATCATCAATAACGTCGCCGAACAGCTGGCCATTCCGGTCGACAAGATGTTCAATAACCTGCCCAATTACGGCAACACCTCGGGCGGTTCAATCCCCATTGCCCTCGACGAAGCTTATCGAGCGGGCAGAATCTCGCGCGGCGATACGTTGCTCATCAGTGGCTTCGGCGCTGGACTCACCTGGGGTACTTGCCTGTTCCGCTGGTAAGTTATTTCACAAACGAACCTCGCTTTTCGATAGGCCTACTCTCTCTGCATTGAGCGAGTAGGCTTTTCGTTTTACGGCCGGGACACTTGCTTCAGCCAGTCAACAGAACGTCTCTGCTGCTGACCGAGGGCGCCCGCGGAGGTACGTGCCCAGCACTTCAGCCAAACTATTCCCGTCCAACCTGCGACTGGAACGGCTTTGCGAGATGAGTAAACCGCTTGGCCGGTTGAAACTTTCTTTCGCTCAACGGAGTCTCGGGCTGCTCACGTGGTCCCTGCGTCGGCTGTGAATCAGCCTGCTGCC is from Schlesneria sp. DSM 10557 and encodes:
- a CDS encoding 3-oxoacyl-ACP synthase III family protein, which translates into the protein MYDSGVSRSTNSQGNVLDTPPGNLPHRSTESKSSWTKRTRSLLGVQVVGTGSYVPDQIVTNADLQAKFGYDPAWIEQRTGILARRYVSEGQATSDLCIEAARRAMRNARVDPRDIDLVVVGTFTPDYQCPTTANLVQEALGIDAPAMDLHAACSGFVYALTTAAQYVATGNSRMALVIGGDCNSRIVNPLDQKVAPLFGDGAGAVLLTRGDSHQGLICYQLGSDGGGGCMLDRQAGGTKKPITHEALDAGEHFLQMDGRNVFKWAVRAVADSIEVVMRKTGLSPHDVSLYLLHQANMRIINNVAEQLAIPVDKMFNNLPNYGNTSGGSIPIALDEAYRAGRISRGDTLLISGFGAGLTWGTCLFRW